The sequence below is a genomic window from Plasmodium gaboni strain SY75 chromosome 10, whole genome shotgun sequence.
GatgacaaaaaaaattggaTACTTCTATCACATTCGTTTTGTTTCGATAATTGAAAATGTATACATggattatttttttctaattcatttgtatatatatcttttaataatgatatattattatcattttgtatattatcTATTGATTTGGATTTTtcatcattaatatttttttcttcatccATCATTGTAATTTCTTTCTTgtctttatataaaaacttAGCTGCAAAATGAATTCTTCCTTCTTTTAAATCGTCTAAATATTGTTCATGTGTTAATACATCAGGTTTATCATATACAATTAAAAAGGGTATTTGTAAATTGAATGATATTTCCTCTATATaatgtttataaaatggatgacttaatattaaatctatattattttctgatatataaaaggcatatttttcttttatttgTTTACACTTTTTTATAGGACTAGgaatacaaatataatcataattatttgttaACACACAAAATTTTATAAGCAGATGAGAATAACATGGTGGAAATAAACAACCgatctttttcttttttcttatatttgttcttgtatttattatgttctttttttctttatcattatcatatatattatcatttaatttaaaataatcatttatataatataatagtTTCTTATTTATCATATCAACCTCCTTAAAAAATTCATCACAAGAAACATATACATTATTTGTGTATATGTTGAATGAGTTATTAACCGACATTTTAAATGTGCtaaaattatttcttttcaaCATAAAGGCACATTTTGAAATTATATTCCCTCGCatttttcttcttcctcataaaacaaaaatataaaaatataaaaatataaatatatatatatatatatatatatatatatatatatatatatatatatatatttatatatttatatatttacttttttatgttttagttttattaaattattattactttaAAACGtatgtaaaataaaaattctGAATTGTTCAGGTAAaatttcatattttcaaaattatattccccattttaattataaacattataaaacattaaacataatttattcaaaaataaaagaaaacaaTCTTAATTTATTGAATTACAAATTAGagaaaattattatatatatatataatacagATAAAGACATTTGATATGGATTAAAACTATATGCAAATAGATTCtcatatatacatacatataaatatatatatatatattttatactACCCAGATGAgaacaaattaaaaagcCATATTCTTGTGGAGgtataaaataatacatttaattATATGGCTCTTCGtaattttaaaatgttatcattttaattttatattataacacTTTTATAGATACAATTACATTCTTAcaaagtaaaaataaaatcatGTTTGtactaataatataattcatttaaaaaaaaagactTATAAATGGTCAAACGAATataacacatatatatatattttaaaacattttaggggaataatataattataaatgtataatatataatttacatAATTTCATTGCTTTACTTTTATATGTCCAAATAatacacaaaaaaataaatatatatatatatatataataacattatcatcatatatagtcgaatatatttttgttttatacaacaaaaatatattgttcaaatatttttataagtttcgtaaataaaaaaaaaaaaaaaaaaaataatataatataatatatatattatacatataattattttaatgctcagataaaaaaaaaaaaaaaaaaatctttttctttttgaaGGCATTACTATATTTCtatacatacatatttatataataaatatattatatatatatataaatatatgcatatattttttatatatgtatggATATTTTCTAAAgtacaaaaataaaattatttctttttattattattatgtttatataagCATAGTGAAAATGtgaataatttataattatatatggGGTTATGACTTATATCGttttcttaatattttttgaatcTTTTAAGATGCTTTTCCATATGAGTATAAATATCGacaatataaattattaattcaacagaatatataatttacTTATTAacctttttattatttaatttgagtttttttttttttttttttttttttttttttattacttttaaatttaaattatgtaataataattttgataaatttcaacacaaaaatataaatatatatatatatatatatatatatgtatgcatttatttatattcttttaaaatagtataatttaaaaattgtaatattataatattataatatattcattgattaatataaacttatttcatttaatattttgttatatattatggGTAGAAAGAAAAGGAAGTTAAATATCGATTTAAAACCGTTTTGCTACTACTGTGATAGAGAATttgatgatgaaaaaatacTTATTCAACACCAGAAAGCTAAACATTTTAAATGTTTACATTGTAATAGAAAATTAGATATGGCAAATGGATTAGTTGTACATATGATGCAAGTACATAAAACAAATTTAAAGAGTGTTCCAAATGCCTTACCAAAAAGAAATGACCCCGAACTTGTAATAAGAGGTATGAATGGTGTACCTACAGATATAATTGaagaaaatttaataaaattaaaacaaaaattaggtgataaaaatataaaaagacAACAGAGAGTTAATTGGGCTCAAGTTACTATGGCACCTACTATGGAAcaatttttaaaacaaGCACAGATGGgaaatttttcttttcctGGTTTTAATTCACCTATTTTACctacaaataataatatattaacaaatacattagatataaataataaaactacattatcaaatatacctttatatatacctaataatagtaataatattaataatatcttATATCCACCAAAAAATTCCACAGTTCTAAATATGCCTATACCAcctataaataaaaataatataaataatcaCGTACTTCCAAATACCAATACATTTACACCTTCTAATATTCCACCACAAATTGTATCCAATATGCCACAGAAATATAGTactaatataaatttattacCAACAAATATTAGTCAACATAATCCTATGTATATGCCTCCAGCTATATATCCTCCACCAATTCCTCCTCCCCTAATACCACCTTCAAACGTTCCAACAAAAATCTCACCTATACAGCCAATTAGGACAAGTTCTAAATGGGATATACCAGAAACAACTCAAGGCGATCTCTCAACAGTTAAACACAACAAGGAGGATAATACTGacaataaaaatgaagacCCCCAAAAAGATTCCTTAGATCATGATGTAAAAGAGaatgaacaaaatgataacgaagaaaaaaatcaaaaataaaaaaaaatgaatattttaataacaTTCAACcattcaaatatatatatgtacacATTTTAAagtttaatattttataatatatacatatatattataaattaatttataaacacataattattttattatacttatttatttatttatttattaatttttattttatttttttggtactttttaatttatatatatatatatatatacaacTTTTTAATTGTCTTATTcatgttataatatatagctaacaaatataaaaatggaaaTCGGAATgaaataacaaaaaaaaaaaaaaaatatatatataaatatatatatatatatatatatatatatatttatatttatatttatatatattgcGAAAATTTTTAAGGTccatataaaaaaataataaatgtatcaattgtttttttttttttatccaACTGTAGgagatataatatatatttaattcctaataattaatttttttttttaaacataccataatttttaaatcttattttttatttgtataacaaattatatgactgatcattttaaaaaaatgacctcatcatttttatcattttttttatctttatgGTTACccttttttctttttaacCCCCGAAGGTTATCATCACctatattaaaaaaaaaaaaaaaaaaccaaTAATAgtaaatcatataaaatataaaatattaaatatataatacaaaatatataatatatcatatatcATATATCATATATGTTATCCCTTGGAGtactatttttattttaacgtttcattttctattgttcatatataattaccATCATTTGGtaaaatatcaaaaatGCCATTATTTGATTCATTTAagttttttcttttattcttattttcttttatatttggTGTCAATATTTCTATAACATCTGGGGTATCTTCGCATTggttattataattttgtgTAATCATTAgtttcttttcttttttttcttgtatTCTTTCATTATCGTTTGATGTCTgcatatatgtataatgaacatcattatttacattatctttaatatcttctagaaataatatattgtcACTTTTCTTTTGAGTAAACATTTCTTTATGATCATCTTCCTTATCATATAAATCAGAGATAGTATCgattaaaataatatcattatctaaacaacaaattatatcatcatatttttttctattatttaatatattttcacGTTGTTTTTTAGTTAAGCAGCTCTCAAGAGAAGCATTTATTATCTCTCCTTGattattcataaaattattaagTAGTCTTTTTTCTGCAGCTTGAGCAGCCATAAACTTTGGATCGttttcataaatattaattacattattcatatttgttatatccaaaattatattatctttcattatattatttgtgttcaaattatatttaattatattactACTAACAGTATCTCCAACGGATATACctttcttattatatacatataacTCATTATATTCCCACGTTATTTTGTCTAGCAACTCATAAAAAGATTTATCATGTCGACTGTGAACTATATGAACAAGTTCATGAAGAAGGGTACCCATAATATCATTAAAGTGAAATATCTCTCCTCCCTTTGTTTTACGCAATCGTATCTAAAATGGAAGGAAtacaaacatatataaataaataaataaataaataaataaatatatatatatatatatatatatatatatatatatataaatgtacatatatatatgcacatatatatatattttatttattccTTTCGAACCTTTATTTCTGACTTATTTACAATATTGAGTCCCAACAAATTGGGGTTTTTTGGTAAAAATTCTGATAGTAATTCCACGCGAAATTTTCGCTTCTTCATTATGGGCTGATAACattaaaaaggaaatatatataataagtacacacataaatatatatatatatatatatatatatatatatatatatatatttatttatttattaacatttatatatatagtacatattatatataaacattcTCATTTTGCTATATtaaaatttctttttctttttctttttctttttctttttttttttttttttttttttctttacCAGAACTTGCTCGGCAGCTCGGCTTAAAATCGCTTTTGCctttttatcatttttgtttaaaacttttatattgtgaactttatatattacatcATCGATGGTctttatattcattatattaaaataaaatcaataataacaaattaacatatatatgtacatatatatatatataaaagcataaatatattggctgaaaaaatattaataaaaacaaCCCTGTTTctattataaataaataaataaaagagtttataatatatattatatagaatTTCCTTTATTAATTTACTACATTGGGATTAGATTTTAACACATCATAATTTAATACAAATGattcaaataaaatatatttttaaaaaaaatatattttttaataattttcattCAAATGTGTTCATGTATAAAACTATAACTCTTATCATAAACAAGAAATTATAGTgttatttaaatgaaacaattaaaacaaattaaataaaaatatatatatatatatatattgtgtTTATTTTGTTTCAAATAACTATTGTAGTATGATCTTATAATTTGTAactattataatataatatatatatatatatatatatatatatatatacatactatgtgttaataaatgtaaaattatttttttaagaataagaactaatataaattgcatagatataatgaaaatacgatgtttttaaagaatatttattttaattttatttttttatttttcccttttttttatatttctttttaacGGTTCGCTTTAAATGTTCAAACATAAAATACGGAAacttaaatatatttataaatatatattattatagtccaattaaaaaaataaataaataaataaataaataaataaaataaaataatatgaaataaaataaattctAGTATTTCCGACGTGGATCTTATATActttataaatatttcttttcaaatcaaaattttataatatctgtccaaagaatatatattaaatcaataataaatgatagttatatatatatatatatatatatatatattaatttacAATGTCTTCTATTAATTTCTAAGGTGAATacacatattatttttttatgcatcctataaattaaaatatataaaatattctaCAACGcatctttttcatttaaaaaaaaaaaaaaaagtacataaatatttattatcttttatactttaaaatgttttcttataaaaacaaaacattaaattattatatatttttatatatttgtattttataaaaaatataatttacaatatatttccattttttattttcaaaatataattttttttatcctGAACAGTTCaggtaaaaaaaaataaaataaaaaaaaaaaaaaaaaaaaatatggaaaataaaaataaaaataaaaataaatatttacatatatatatatatatatatatattttattttataaatttttatatgttatataatatgaaataatttcttttattgtattataactatatatatgtagaaaagtccaaaaaaaaatcaagTCAATTATAACacatcatatatatattgagCTTCTCATTGGCTTATTTTACATTGTATAAAGGTGGACCtactatataatataaatgaataaaaaaaaaaatatataaatatatatatatatatatatataatatatatatagttcATGTTTGATAATTTCcaaataattataagattaaaatatatttttaagtGTAAACTTAAAAAGTGTGTTTTTTtctaaaatattttttactaAATTCTgttgatttatttttgatatttgtgttcttatttttccttaaatttaatatagAAAGTGACAATTGTacatacataaaatataaaaatatatatataatatatatataaatatataataattaacacttttttaatatataatatgtaacatatatataaatatatttatactaatttaatttaatttaattttattttattttattttattttatttttttattttattattttttttttttttttttctagctagcatattttaataaataaatttatttatattttattatttacatatttatagttttatatatatatatatgtatgtatgtatatttattattttctcTTCTACTGATTGACACTCcttgtttttaaaaaaaatggcTATATTATAACCTTTTAAATTGATATAAAGgaaaacaatataaaaaaatattgatattttccatgttttatatatgtgttcattgtatatttatttttcttcttttgaataatatgCTTATAACACATAACAGGGAATGTAGTAAGAGTGTTCAAGGGTTAGTTGTGGATACGTTTAATCAGAAAATGAATTGTTTATTGAAAAAAGAAGATTTCTATATTTATCGTCAgaattttaatttttttccaAAAGAATTACAAGTACAATTAAGgaagaaaaagaataaaattaaaaatgaaaaggGAGTAATAGATGGCGTTATTGATAGGATAACATATAAATCTGCACAACAAAATAAAGGgaacaataataaaaatattgatgaaaagaataaaaatgtagataaaaaacataatataaataatcaatataataataataataatagcAACACTAAGAATGTTGGAAATAATAGATGTAATAATggaaagaaaaattatcaCACAATAAATGATAACAAATTAGGGATAAGAACTACTTATgcttttataaaaaatagtATTCCATTTAACTTTTTTCATATGgtgaataatatatatgtaacaaataaattaaaaacaaatCATTGGTTTAgtttgaataataaaaaagaatatagTACAAACGAAGAGAAACCCAATTTTTTAACAAATTATAAGATTATAAAACATCCTGATAAATTAGAAAGTGAAGATTGTTGTTTGAATGACCAAGGATTTATAGCAGTTGCTGATGGTGTAGGTTCATGGATAAAATATGGAATAAATCCAAGAAAATATCCAGAGAAGTTTTTACAgttattacaaaaaaaaataaatgaaaatgaaaatgataatatacaaatagaagaattattaaattatgcttatttaaataatgataaagaaGGATCAACTACTATATGtcttattatatttaataaaaatgataatacaGTATCAACTGCAAATATTGGAGATTCACAATTTCTTATTATCAGAAATAATCAAATCATATATAGATCAAAACCACAACAATATGAATTTAATTTTCCTTATCAGTTAGGAAGTAATGCAGTAAGTAAACCAAAGGATGCTGATATTGCTCATATTGAAgtcaaaaaaaatgatatcATAGTAGCAGGAACAGATGGATTGTGGGATAATCTTTATGATAGTCAAATATTAACAATAgttaaagaaaataattttgcTACATTATCTGAAAAAATTGCAAACGAAGCATTCAGTTATTCTAAAATGAAAAGATGGATGTCTCCATTTATTAAAAGTTATAATAAAGAGTTCAAGTGTCACAAAACGGGAGGAAAAATGGATGACATAACGGTTTCATGTGCTATGGTATGTTAATAGAAAgggtaaaaaaaaaaataaaaaataaataataaaaaataaaaaataaaaaataaataataaaaaaataacaaaataacaaaataaaaagaaaatgaatcaataatgtaaataaaaaaaaaattttttgaaaaaaaaaatatatatatatatatatatatataagatcATCAGTATgtacaatatataaatataatcttgtcaaaataaaaatattggattcaaacaaaatatacacattttttttatattcctATCAAGCAAAATATCTTATTTGTTACCACAAAATTTTAAGCATGTTCCTTTTAATTTTTAGTTGCATATAAACAGAACCTATAACGTCATACtttacatattaatatttcttccttttttttttttttttttaaaaataatattatgaaataatcttttaaaataaataaaaatttatatatatatgtaaatatttttataattatatattcatatttgtatcaattttttaatatgtgtttttttttttttttttttttttaatacttTCCTTTTACATTATCTATTTGATTTGTTCattcatatatacatacttttttattaaagTACACCTTAAGGGTATATGAGtagatttatatatatatatatatatatatatacatacatatatatgtgtgtgtgtgtgtTTGCCtttatttgttcatataatcttttaaaacttttcttatttgtataaaataattgtaaaataaaattctttattattcatttgtGTCACACACATgtgattattattatatatatataatatatatttatttatttatataaacacgtgttattttattttttttaatatgttatatattattacttatacgtatatttattaagtgttaatttaaaaaaaaaaaaaaaaaaaatatggcCATCccataatatatatagtaattttttttttttttttttttttttttttttttttttttttttttttttttttttttttttttttttttttcctttcAACAAGACGTTGAACAGTTACTTATATTCACGTTGGATGTGTTTACACACACATTGTTGTAGttcaaattattttttaaacGTGTATGAGATGAGTcatatttttgtattacATTCCTAgttttcatattttttaatgtatCTGTTATGCtgtgtatattttttttttttgttaacATAGTTatgttataattttctatataattttgattTTGGTTGTGAAATGAATCgttagatatattttttttttttgtcatatctttttgaaataaataatcGTATGATTGTGGTTTCAAAGTATAAGGTATGCCAATAGATTTATTCCACGCATTGGATAcaaaaagaattaaattTTGATATTCTAATAAATCTTGAAGAGGATATAATCTT
It includes:
- a CDS encoding putative zinc finger protein, whose product is MGRKKRKLNIDLKPFCYYCDREFDDEKILIQHQKAKHFKCLHCNRKLDMANGLVVHMMQVHKTNLKSVPNALPKRNDPELVIRGMNGVPTDIIEENLIKLKQKLGDKNIKRQQRVNWAQVTMAPTMEQFLKQAQMGNFSFPGFNSPILPTNNNILTNTLDINNKTTLSNIPLYIPNNSNNINNILYPPKNSTVLNMPIPPINKNNINNHVLPNTNTFTPSNIPPQIVSNMPQKYSTNINLLPTNISQHNPMYMPPAIYPPPIPPPLIPPSNVPTKISPIQPIRTSSKWDIPETTQGDLSTVKHNKEDNTDNKNEDPQKDSLDHDVKENEQNDNEEKNQK
- a CDS encoding putative metallopeptidase, with the translated sequence MNIKTIDDVIYKVHNIKVLNKNDKKAKAILSRAAEQVLPIMKKRKFRVELLSEFLPKNPNLLGLNIVNKSEIKIRLRKTKGGEIFHFNDIMGTLLHELVHIVHSRHDKSFYELLDKITWEYNELYVYNKKGISVGDTVSSNIIKYNLNTNNIMKDNIILDITNMNNVINIYENDPKFMAAQAAEKRLLNNFMNNQGEIINASLESCLTKKQRENILNNRKKYDDIICCLDNDIILIDTISDLYDKEDDHKEMFTQKKSDNILFLEDIKDNVNNDVHYTYMQTSNDNERIQEKKEKKLMITQNYNNQCEDTPDVIEILTPNIKENKNKRKNLNESNNGIFDILPNDGDDNLRGLKRKKGNHKDKKNDKNDEVIFLK
- a CDS encoding putative protein phosphatase — encoded protein: MFYICVHCIFIFLLLNNMLITHNRECSKSVQGLVVDTFNQKMNCLLKKEDFYIYRQNFNFFPKELQVQLRKKKNKIKNEKGVIDGVIDRITYKSAQQNKGNNNKNIDEKNKNVDKKHNINNQYNNNNNSNTKNVGNNRCNNGKKNYHTINDNKLGIRTTYAFIKNSIPFNFFHMVNNIYVTNKLKTNHWFSLNNKKEYSTNEEKPNFLTNYKIIKHPDKLESEDCCLNDQGFIAVADGVGSWIKYGINPRKYPEKFLQLLQKKINENENDNIQIEELLNYAYLNNDKEGSTTICLIIFNKNDNTVSTANIGDSQFLIIRNNQIIYRSKPQQYEFNFPYQLGSNAVSKPKDADIAHIEVKKNDIIVAGTDGLWDNLYDSQILTIVKENNFATLSEKIANEAFSYSKMKRWMSPFIKSYNKEFKCHKTGGKMDDITVSCAMVC